From Arachis hypogaea cultivar Tifrunner chromosome 3, arahy.Tifrunner.gnm2.J5K5, whole genome shotgun sequence:
gttACTAAATCATTATTCCGTACATATTTGTTATATAATTCaactattatttaaataaattatttatttatattaattgattgatatatgttttgttattatttattcaaaataaagtGTCTAATTTAATCGTTTACGAGTTTAATACTCCATCTACAAATTAAATTggataaagtattaaatttaTCTCTTACATTTGGGCATAATCCTCTTTTAgtctttaaagtttaaagtgtcctatttaaataaaaaaaattatttaacttcAATGTAGTCCCACCATAAAATCAAAGTTAATTAATTAGTGGAATGTCTTATATAACAGCATAGTATGAGAACAAGGTTGATAATTTGGATAACAATTtcaagctccagaggcacaaaatgcATCATTACATTTATTTATCGTACtctttagttctatagaaaataaatgtattgatacatcaacgGTTGATTTTATGCCTCTAGAACTTGTACTTGCTCTCCATATTATGGACTTTGTTTTTGTTCTGGACTTCCGTCAATTATTTAACTTTAACCTCACGGTGGGACtatatttaactttgacctcacttTTTGGATTTAGATACGACATTTTAAATCTTAAGGACCAAAATAGGATTATACCTAAATGTAAAAgactaatttagtactttatccaattaaatttgttatatgcTTTTCAACATATGCCTTTACCTTTTAGATCTAATCTTAATAGCCTACATTAGTAGAACACGGATGTTCAGTCTTTTAATTGAACATTTTAGATGCGACCTTTGTTTGAAGTATCGCATCTTCTATATGATTGAAGAAGGAAGTTTAATCTATAGAAGTATTCAAACACAGGTTGAACACTTGAACATGCTTGGTTTACTGCTATTTGAACATGCTCGGTTTACTGCTATTATCTTCTAGTCCATGTACCATGTTATGTGGCATGCTAGATGCTAGTGCTTCTCTTCGGAAAACCTGTTCCTCTCTATTCTCGTTTAGTTAGATTATTCTAAAATTTCGGATACTTAGTGATGGAATAATAATATCAAGCTCAGGTTCAATGTGTAACTACTTGAACTTGAAAGGTTACAAACACTTTATTACTCTTTTAGCAACTTAAACCAATGTAGAACTAACAGTTTACTAATActtgattattatttaatttttaacctGCTTTTTGGTATATTAAATCACCTGGATAGTGCATCAAATCTTTCTTATAAAGTATCTATAATTGAATCTAATATAAAATTGACACGGTTTGATTGTTGCATCTTAAAAATCTCTGATTTTATAGTCAGCAAAAGAAACATATATTCCCATTTGAAAAGCCCTTGCAAGTTGCAAGCCTTTTGTTCAAGTAAAGGACACCGAGCAGAAGCacgtatataataataataataataataataacaatgctgGCAACTAAGAGATCCTATTACTACACTCATAGGGGTATTAATATACACACACAAATCCCTTGAGTCCAATATTCAAGAATGGGTCATAAGCGGCCTCTGGCCACATATTGTCAtcgaagattaaaaaaaaaaaaagactgaaGAAGGAGGGTTCACAATTTGAAGCTCCAAAAAACTGAGCAAGGAATTTATATCTGTCAAGGAAATTTGTGTAATTGACATTGATATTATCATAAATTAAAGGAGAGAAACAGCTACTTTAACAAATGATAAAGCTTCTGCCGTGGGGAACAATATCAGAAACAGCCACTCAGAAAATTCATCCACTCCCCACTCTAAAAGAGCTGTAATGCAAATCCTGTTGCATGtcaaaagagcaaataagtaaatataagaaAAGGATCATCAAAAATTGAATAAACATAATAAAAGGATAGGGGAATTTAAAAAAGTGCGCAGAAGATATCAGAAAACAAGAGGccgttatttgtattttgttcagcagaataaaaagaaaaggccTTGAAAGTTCATTACATCCATCATCCAATTTAAAGAACACAAGGTAGTTTCAATCAACGTGCTGTAAGTTCTAAAAGCTTAGTTTGCAATGCCATACAATCACCAATGCTTATGCAGAAGAAACAAAAAAGCACTTGAGAAAAATGCATAAACCTCACTGAATTTAACCATACCTTCAGCTAGTCGATGGCAGAAAAACCCTTATAAGCTCCTTCACAGTAACCCTTTTTCTACATGTAGGGCATTTACTCTGAGCACTTATTGCAGCTTTGATGCAACTCTTACAGAATATATGACCACACCTTGTTGACATCTCTTCAACCAGGGGACCCATGCATATTGGACAGTTGAAGACCGGCTCCTTTGGAGGTTCAGGGGCCTTTTGAACAGGTTCCCTCTGCAAAAGTAATATCCAAGTCAATACAGAACTTTGAACAACATGGAACATTCTCAACTGTCTTTaagtcttctatttatttatttatttattttttttttctcggtACATTTAAGGCAATGAGGTTTGAATCTAAAACCTCATGCATGCTACACAAACCCCTCAGGCGTCAGGCCCTCACCATAGATCAATCCTAGTGGTTTAAGACctttatttgtttaattgtttaAGGCAATGGTCTATTATTGATAGCTGATCAAATTTGCACTTTGGAGGCTAAAAAAGTACATCAATTGGAAAGCACAAGGTTTGTTTGGTAAAgtctttgtttttaaattttgtattttcagCTTccataattttgtaaaaaaaaaatgaagacaaCAAATCTTGTTTTTGTTGTTAATTTCTCCTTCACaacaagaaaatgaaaattgACTAAGATTTTTCATGTAGCATGCTGCAAAAGAGAAGAATTAAAACTAACATATCTTTCCTACATGGCAATAACTATTTAGGCAGCCTAACCCATAGGGAGTAATGTAGGCAGCCTAACCTGATGCAAGCATCAGTAGCTGATCACAGGGCTTGAACCCATGACCCTTAAGTTCACATGGAAACAACTCAATTGTTGCTCCTATGCTCCCATTCACCAGGCTGCCGTTATCTGATAGCCAATTTATTTAGTAAAAATACAAGTTGTTGAGGGCTAACGAAGCAATGCACATAAACAAGACTTGTAGAAAGTGATTTTGACTTTACCATAGAACTGCTACTGCTTTCCAAGTTAATGTAAAGATCACAATTAATAACTGTTCGACTTGAGGACTCTCTTCTGCGTTTGTTGCGGCAATAGTTGGTTATCCTATTCTGATCTTCTGCAATAGTCATGAATGACAGAGAACCATCAtgatcaataataataaaaaaacacactGATTAGAAGATTCCATTTCATATGTAACAAGTACAGAAAGCACCTAGCACCTAACCCTTACATGTTGGAACCAGCAAACTGATACCCAACAGATCATAGAGAATGAATGAACAAGATAATCAGCATGATATGATGTGGCTGGCAACAACATTTTTTCTTTCACAAGTTATAAGATACTAATATTTAGAGCTTAAATACACACTATTAATTGCTACTGCAacttctaaattataaataatctCTAGCTATGTAAAAACCATTGAATTAGATAGTGGTGTTCATGGACCCTGCACAACTTTAAATTTGGTTACCATTACATGGCTTAAACTAACAGATCTTCAATTGAAAACAATAGACGTTGTAACCCCAAGTCCCCAACGGCATAATAAAGCATCGGGTAAAATTTAGGTCAGTCGCTGCCAGAAAATGGAAATGCTTGAACTCAATGTCAAACAATCATTGCAACTAAGAAAGCATAGTGGAAGTGGGGTAATGAGTTTCAGCATTCACCTAAATCCACATCAACTATAGTCCTCTCACGATTTCTTCTCGCATTGTTTCTGGCATTGTTTTTAGCCTATGGCCAAAGGCAAATGAACAAAACAAGATTAATATTCACCAAGAACATCTTAGAAATACTGAAAGAATTGTAAAAACAAAGCACAAGGAGAAGGTAGTAATGTAGTAAAGTATAAACCTCAGCAAAAGCCCTTGGGCTAgattcaacaacatcatcatcaacaatggcCTCCACATCAATTGTTGCAGGCTGTGCTGGCTGTGGCATCTGTACAGCCTGCTGTTGCTGGGAAGCTTGAACTTGTTGGGGTTCCACCTGAGTTGAAGGTCCTTCCAGCTCACGATTCTCACCACCAGGCTCCTGATTAAGGTCAATTTCCAAACCTGTCTTCCTCCGTCTGTAACTTTTTATAGCCCCCCTGCCTGACCGAGTGCTCATCTTGGTACGAAATTATCTTATGCAACTCAAACCCTACAAAGTCCAATAACATAACAGCATAGAAATTAGAATATTATTCCTCACAGAAGCGGTTATCATAGGCAGTTCTAGGCGCTTAAAAGAAGTAATCTTTATGGTCCGAATATATAAATTATtcgttttaaaaaaatcaaacaaccgATGATCTCCAAACATAAGGCCTGCTCTACCGTGTACAGCCATTCAGAGGCACCACAGTAGataaaattttagtttaactCTAATTGATCTCCTTCTTATAGCTAACTTTCAGTATACTacaaaaggcaaaaaaaaaaagggtctgCAGAACCCTAAAGGAGTTCAACTGTTTATGCTTGTCAATACAATGAGTTGATTCAGTGAATGTTTAGCGAGGAAATTGTGAGATTTCAGTACTCAAGTTATCATCTGTATACCAAAACCCACCAATTAATTTACCCATAGTACGATAACAGGTCCCAAACTCCCAATATCAGCAACTAATCGCTGATCAggggaaataataataataataataataataataataataataataataataataataataataataataataataataataataataataataatacagatATTAGCACAGATTAAACAAGAATCAGCACGCAGAATGAGAATCAGGTTATATATTCAAACACCTTTCCACACATTAAACCGATGCGCACAAACTgaataaagagttgataaaaaaaatCGAAGGAAATACCGAAAAGTTTGTCGTCAGCGATCGAAGGAATTGATCCGGGAACCCTAAAACAAAcagtgggagagagagaaagaaagagaagggaacttACCGGCGACGAATCGCAGTCGAGAAAGAGGGTGGGGTGAACGCAGGGGGTGTGCCCTAAcgatagagagaggaagagagagaagaacaaaaaaagagAGGGGTTTTATTTATAAGGGTTGGGAATTAGGGGAtgtaagagaagagagaagattgTGAAATTGAAAAGAAGGCAGGgggatagagagagagaggggcaGAGACAGAGAGAGAAACTGTTGCGAACGGAAAGAAGAGGAGAGGAGGGAACACGGTGGGGGTGGGATGCATGGAACGCGCTTTCCATAGAAATTGAATTGAACGAGAAaggaaattttttatattttagaaacaaataaatattcttattatgtattctttgttttgttttttattcatattgtgaattaattttaaatttaatattaatatattaacagtataaaaattgattttatataattatttatttaaaattatgtattaaaattattttttaaatataagttttatattaatttttttataaatataataatatactattagttatttgtgttaaattttattctaaaacataaaaattaattgattttatttataaattatttaattaaaaataatatatttatttataatataatgttaacgtaggaaagttattaattaatgagagagagaaaatctaaaataaaattgcTTTAAGATTTGGGAGAACGGAGGAGGTATTGGCGACATGGCAGTTCCTTATAGCCGAACCTTACCCACATGTGTTATTACTTATTACCCCGTGCttatttcaattttgattttattacaTAGTAGAACACTTCAATTTTGATTTTCCTCTTTTTTTAGGTAACACCAATATCGTCAATTCAACtttgatttgattttcaaaaCTTCACTCTTCTccgttctattttttctttttccgttttttctttcttttattttacaaGTCTTTTCCCTTTATAATATCGCCTTCATTGGTACGTATTTATTGGATTTAATTTTGTTGGATTCCGgattcaaaaaattataaaaattacattattatctcacatttttatttatgaaatgcGTATAATATTGTCGAAATGTGAGATTAGTTAAtaagataaatattttatgtttgaggtaagaaatttatatttaaattttaacaataaaaagtttttattaaataagttagacaataaacttaaaaaaaaaatccataaaaCGCATTAGGTGAGCCTGTTTAATTTATCAATCTGacaaatcaaaaattaattttatcataaatttaaactttatttaaaaatctCTTGTttgtcaataaattattatatacgtAATATTTTTTGGTAATCATAACTTGTGGACAACaactagttttaaaattttttggatcatGAGATAATTTTATGTGTTTTGTTGATATTTAGTGGATTTGTTATATAAAATTGTATATGTTTTCAATTTCGTActaattcttttcttttattaagaaaattgtCAAATACTCACACTTGAGTAAATTCTTATAGTGGTCCTCGAAATTAACGTCGTGCACCAAAATTATCTCTGAAATTTTAATTGCACTAATTACGTTCCTGAGATTGGAAAAATTACACTATAGCAGTCCTTGACTCGTTTTCCATTAATAATACGCTGACGTGGTTTGATGATGTGGATCtttggtgacacgtgtcacctcaTAGTTTGACCACGTGTAACGATATGATGACGTATCGGTCAATGACACGTGGCATGTTGACATAGATGGATATGACACGTGTCACCATGCTATTTTACCACGTGTCGGATTATACCACGTGTCGCAATTCTATTTGTCCATGTGTCATCCACTATGTCATCGTTACATGTGCACCAAATTGATCCCTTACTTTGCATCAAataactcattttagtccctgaaattgaatgtcgtgcaccaaattagtcccttcataagtttttactcaatttttttataaatttaaaattctcattatatatttaaatacacaaattttaattttaattttcacaagttatttaaatacaagtgtttttataaaatatttttaaaatattagttttaattatacaatttttctacaatattttattaaaagaattatatgacatattgatattaatttaataaagagtgtaagttaagagtataataatatttcttaatacaatttttttaatatttaatactttaataaatattttaggaatacttGATAAGACACttattaactaatataaatttattattcccATCCATTTTAAGAATGTCCGATTTCCCATATAACTAACTTCTCATTAAATTAATAAGATAGATTTATATTGTCgattataataattcattttatctATAACTTAGTTAGGAGGCTTTTTCATATATTCCACTATTAATCAATATAAGTACTTATTGTAACTATGACTTGAACAGTATTAAAACAGATACAAATAAACACAAGAAgcaataataaaattttggtttTAGTTAACATGTACTCTA
This genomic window contains:
- the LOC112789029 gene encoding uncharacterized protein, with the protein product MSTRSGRGAIKSYRRRKTGLEIDLNQEPGGENRELEGPSTQVEPQQVQASQQQQAVQMPQPAQPATIDVEAIVDDDVVESSPRAFAEAKNNARNNARRNRERTIVDVDLEDQNRITNYCRNKRRRESSSRTVINCDLYINLESSSSSMREPVQKAPEPPKEPVFNCPICMGPLVEEMSTRCGHIFCKSCIKAAISAQSKCPTCRKRVTVKELIRVFLPSTS